One genomic window of Tachypleus tridentatus isolate NWPU-2018 chromosome 12, ASM421037v1, whole genome shotgun sequence includes the following:
- the LOC143235319 gene encoding uncharacterized protein LOC143235319 isoform X2: MMRIEDETSTTTGNKKTSENICSLSHCPDYHGAKQDHVTEMIKSPKPNSEICGETTLNGNELNTFNIPQCNGKTYSVISGEEFSTLGNLTQQRQLQSGENHIIVKFMEEALREIVP, translated from the exons ATGATGAGAATTGAAGATGAAACTTCCACAACAACTGgta ataaGAAGACCAGTGAAAACATCTGTAGTTTGAGTCACTGTCCTGATTATCATGGTGCAAAACAAGATCATGTTACAGAAATGATAAAATCTCCAAAACCAAACAGTGAAATATGTGGAGAAACAACTTTAAATGGAAATgaactaaatacatttaatataccTCAGTGCAATGGTAAAACATATAGTGTAATTAGTGGAGAAGAATTTTCAACATTGGGTAACCTAACACAACAAAGGCAGTTACAATCTGGAGAAAACCATATAATTGTGAAGTTTATGGAAGAAGCTTTGAGAGAAATAGTCCCTTAG
- the LOC143235319 gene encoding uncharacterized protein LOC143235319 isoform X1, which translates to MKKIKLEKLYNCEVFGKRFPLKGNLKSHEKASSEEKPYSCILCEKLFGVSGNFNTHLRTHIGKKSYSCSVCRNHFSTKNSLKSHHIIQIEQKLHCCIVCKKEFRTQGQLKRHQRTHTGEKPYSCGVCRKQFSSSSSLKIHHRIHTGEKPYSCEFCEKRFVECNALKIHQIIHTGEKLYSCEICEKQFGRRFYLKEYTMERNLTVVQFVGNSFHQTVT; encoded by the coding sequence atgaaaaaaataaaactggagaAACTTTACAACTGTGAAGTTTTTGGAAAACGATTTCCATTAAAGGGTAACTTAAAAAGTCATGAAAAAGCAAGCAGTGAggaaaaaccatacagttgtatactttgtgaaaaattatttggAGTAAGTGGAAACTTCAatacacatttaagaacacaTATTGGCAAGAAATCCTATAGTTGTTCAGTATGTAGAAACCACTTTAGTACAAAAAATAGCTTAAAATCACATCACATAATACAGATTGAACAGAAACTGCATTGTTGTATAGTTTGTAAAAAGGAATTTAGAACACAAGGTCAATTAAAAAGACATCAAAGaacacacactggggagaaaccttacagttgtggaGTTTGTAGGAAACAGTTTTCATCGAGCAGTTCCTTAAAAATACATCACagaatacatactggggagaaaccatacagctgtgaattttgtgaaaagcGTTTTGTAGAATGTAATGccttaaaaatacatcaaataatacacactggggagaaactgTACAGTTGTgaaatttgtgaaaaacagtttgggAGAAGGTTTTACTTAAAAGAATACACaatggagagaaaccttacagttgtgcagTTTGTAGGAAACAGTTTTCATCAAACAGTTActtaa